One stretch of Natronobacterium gregoryi SP2 DNA includes these proteins:
- a CDS encoding FtsX-like permease family protein: MGADDGSRRSRWAGVVSLSAGRLWKRATHTRSGRIAAMTLTVALTIALLLVVTGMALALADGGVTSEDDADVTVVPEGTGTISTVDGVEGPQLGATNERAETIGDADEIDHASPVLIERVRLASADGDGEPRTILVVGVVPDDDPRTVAGLSTDGLEPADPHYGDGTYDGPRQREIVLSTAAADRLGATEGESLAVAGLEVPEAAAASSAVTVTAVENGPDDDENEAPVALVHLSELQTASGAADGELADRVLVWGDEDAAVDAAGEAYPDAAVETDRATDPSALFDDGLAFATSLLALLVGLTICTSFVATTAGMTVDEDRRTLAVLESIGFPTHSRLVVVGLSTVVTTLCGALLGAGLGVASIELLNVVAASTVASGTVAQAHPLFVPYAVVVGVVSGLVAVPYPLAIAARTSVLQEVGR, translated from the coding sequence ATGGGGGCTGACGACGGGAGTCGACGGTCACGCTGGGCTGGCGTCGTCTCGCTTTCGGCCGGCCGGCTGTGGAAACGGGCCACCCACACCAGGTCCGGCAGGATTGCGGCGATGACGCTCACCGTTGCACTCACGATCGCATTACTTCTGGTCGTGACGGGGATGGCACTGGCACTGGCTGACGGCGGCGTCACGAGTGAGGACGACGCCGACGTGACCGTCGTTCCGGAGGGAACGGGCACAATCTCGACCGTCGACGGCGTCGAAGGCCCCCAACTCGGCGCGACGAACGAGCGCGCGGAGACCATCGGGGACGCCGACGAGATCGACCACGCATCGCCAGTACTGATCGAGAGAGTGCGGTTAGCGTCTGCGGACGGCGACGGCGAACCACGGACGATACTCGTGGTCGGCGTCGTGCCGGACGACGACCCACGAACCGTCGCCGGACTGTCGACAGACGGACTCGAGCCGGCCGATCCACACTACGGAGACGGCACGTACGACGGTCCACGACAACGCGAGATCGTGCTCTCGACTGCTGCGGCCGACCGACTCGGGGCGACGGAGGGCGAGTCCCTCGCCGTCGCGGGACTCGAGGTCCCGGAGGCCGCCGCGGCGTCGTCGGCAGTGACTGTGACCGCCGTCGAGAACGGGCCGGACGACGACGAGAACGAAGCACCCGTCGCGCTCGTTCATCTGAGCGAACTCCAGACGGCGTCGGGCGCTGCAGACGGCGAACTCGCCGATCGCGTGCTGGTGTGGGGCGACGAGGACGCCGCAGTCGACGCCGCCGGTGAAGCCTACCCCGACGCCGCAGTCGAGACCGATCGAGCAACCGACCCTTCGGCGCTGTTCGACGACGGCCTCGCGTTCGCGACCAGCCTCCTCGCCTTGCTCGTCGGCCTGACTATCTGTACGTCGTTCGTCGCGACGACCGCCGGGATGACCGTCGACGAGGACCGTCGAACGCTCGCCGTCCTCGAGTCGATCGGTTTCCCGACACACAGCCGACTCGTGGTGGTTGGACTCTCGACGGTGGTGACGACGCTGTGTGGCGCACTGCTTGGCGCTGGACTCGGTGTCGCCAGTATCGAACTCCTCAACGTCGTCGCCGCCTCGACCGTGGCGTCGGGCACAGTTGCACAAGCCCACCCCCTGTTCGTCCCCTACGCCGTCGTCGTCGGGGTCGTGTCGGGACTGGTAGCCGTTCCCTATCCGCTCGCGATCGCTGCCCGAACGTCCGTCCTCCAGGAGGTGGGGCGATGA
- the dph2 gene encoding diphthamide biosynthesis enzyme Dph2, whose product MSQESEYTEGDLRNTGMRLKHDREWDYELEQIVDAIEERDAETVGLQFPEGLKRRGPKVADDLRELAGDGVTFMLSGQPCYGACDLDTYLMKRTDVFVHFGHSPMKNTDKVIYVPLFSNVEVLPIMEEALDTLEDPEETEGVGLVTTAQHMNCYEEMSEFLEERGYEVHSRRGDERLTHEGQVLGCNYASADVPAEQVLYVGGGKFHPLGLAMEHPDKHVVIADPVNNVVTVADTEKFMKQRYASVHKAMDAEKWGVIFCTKIGQGRWEQAQEILADNDDAYLITMDEVTPDRLRNFDMDAFVNTGCPRITTDDGPQFHKPMLTPGEYEIAVGNEPLEELSFDTFHGTW is encoded by the coding sequence ATGAGTCAGGAGTCGGAGTACACCGAAGGGGACCTTCGGAACACCGGAATGCGTCTCAAACACGATCGCGAGTGGGACTACGAACTCGAGCAGATCGTCGACGCGATCGAGGAGCGAGACGCCGAGACGGTCGGGTTGCAGTTCCCGGAGGGGTTGAAACGCCGCGGACCGAAGGTGGCAGACGACCTTCGAGAACTCGCAGGCGACGGTGTGACCTTCATGCTGTCCGGCCAACCCTGCTATGGCGCCTGTGATCTCGACACCTACCTGATGAAACGCACCGACGTCTTCGTCCACTTCGGACACTCACCGATGAAAAACACGGACAAGGTGATCTACGTCCCGCTGTTCTCGAACGTCGAGGTACTCCCGATCATGGAAGAAGCGCTCGACACTCTCGAGGACCCCGAGGAGACCGAAGGCGTCGGCCTCGTCACCACGGCCCAGCACATGAACTGTTACGAGGAGATGTCCGAGTTCCTCGAGGAACGGGGGTACGAGGTTCACAGCCGTCGCGGCGACGAGCGCCTGACCCACGAGGGACAGGTCCTGGGTTGTAACTACGCGAGCGCGGACGTGCCCGCAGAGCAAGTGCTGTACGTCGGTGGCGGCAAGTTCCACCCGCTTGGGCTGGCGATGGAACACCCCGACAAGCACGTCGTCATCGCCGACCCCGTCAACAACGTCGTCACCGTCGCCGACACGGAGAAGTTCATGAAACAGCGATACGCCTCGGTCCACAAGGCGATGGATGCCGAGAAGTGGGGCGTCATCTTCTGTACCAAGATCGGTCAGGGCCGCTGGGAGCAAGCCCAAGAGATCCTCGCCGACAACGACGACGCCTACCTCATCACGATGGACGAGGTCACGCCAGATCGCCTCCGGAACTTCGACATGGACGCGTTCGTCAACACCGGCTGTCCGCGGATTACCACCGACGACGGGCCGCAGTTCCACAAACCGATGCTCACCCCTGGCGAGTACGAGATTGCAGTGGGGAACGAACCGCTCGAGGAACTCTCTTTCGATACGTTCCACGGCACCTGGTAA
- a CDS encoding ABC transporter permease: MTLGVLVRTRAVVGVAAAQLRRSPGRTALAVFAVALAVLAVTLLAGLGVGVVETGEDGLDNADRDIWISSEPIDPAATGTENPIVGAHATSAELAGRDDVTAASPIGLQDVYVGTDPDALERRPAVGVQQTHDGFDFQDGEGFETPDEVYETDGLHNQPTTDEIVLDPRVAENLDAAVGDTLYVGTSRQTAPEYEFTVAGISDYYSQYLGSETVTMPLVDLQAVAGTAGTDRATFLTADVADDADRETVAADLDASYPEYDVRSSDEQVAAMIGDQPLVVASGATLVGLAVLGGVVLTVNLFALVAAQQREQLAALRALGLSRWFLAGTIGAQGLVIGLLGGLAGLAATPVLATGLNRIGTEVVSFDDLVRTPSGVYVVGLAVALVVGTLVALLAGWRASRYARISHLEE, from the coding sequence ATGACACTCGGCGTTCTCGTTCGGACGCGAGCGGTCGTCGGCGTCGCTGCCGCCCAGCTTCGCCGCTCGCCCGGTCGGACCGCACTCGCCGTCTTCGCGGTCGCACTCGCGGTCCTCGCAGTGACGCTGCTTGCCGGACTGGGAGTCGGCGTCGTCGAAACAGGTGAGGACGGGCTCGACAACGCAGACCGAGACATCTGGATCTCGAGTGAGCCCATCGATCCTGCTGCGACCGGAACTGAGAACCCGATCGTCGGCGCACACGCCACCTCCGCAGAACTCGCCGGGCGCGACGACGTTACCGCCGCGTCGCCAATCGGCCTGCAGGACGTGTACGTCGGGACAGACCCCGACGCACTGGAACGACGGCCGGCAGTCGGCGTACAGCAGACCCACGACGGGTTCGACTTCCAAGATGGGGAGGGGTTCGAGACTCCTGACGAGGTCTACGAGACCGACGGTCTCCACAATCAGCCGACGACCGACGAAATCGTGCTCGATCCTCGCGTCGCAGAGAACCTCGACGCCGCAGTCGGCGACACGTTGTACGTCGGCACCAGCCGCCAGACGGCACCGGAGTACGAGTTTACCGTCGCCGGCATCTCGGACTACTACTCGCAGTATCTCGGGTCGGAGACGGTGACGATGCCACTCGTCGACCTCCAGGCCGTCGCCGGCACCGCCGGAACCGATCGTGCGACCTTCTTGACCGCCGACGTGGCCGACGACGCCGACCGGGAAACGGTCGCAGCCGACCTCGACGCGTCCTACCCGGAGTACGACGTCCGTTCGAGCGACGAGCAAGTCGCGGCCATGATCGGCGACCAACCGCTCGTAGTCGCAAGCGGCGCGACGCTGGTCGGGCTCGCGGTACTGGGCGGCGTCGTCCTGACAGTCAATCTGTTCGCCCTCGTCGCCGCCCAGCAGCGCGAACAACTAGCTGCACTTCGGGCACTCGGCCTCTCGAGGTGGTTTCTCGCAGGAACCATCGGCGCACAGGGACTGGTTATCGGCCTGCTCGGCGGCCTCGCCGGTCTCGCCGCGACGCCGGTGCTCGCAACTGGCCTGAACCGGATCGGTACCGAGGTCGTCAGCTTCGACGACCTCGTCCGGACGCCGTCGGGCGTCTACGTCGTCGGTCTCGCCGTTGCGCTCGTGGTCGGCACACTGGTCGCGCTTCTTGCCGGGTGGCGAGCAAGCCGCTACGCCCGGATCAGTCATCTCGAGGAGTGA
- a CDS encoding METTL5 family protein: protein MAPSRRTLARELESLADFPDPSPDLEQYLTPPEVAAHVCHLAGLQGDLERPVVDLGTGTGMLAIAASLAGADRVLGIDVDPDALARARDNAARVGSDIEWTVGDATRPPVASDESNVTVVANPPFGAQRGNRHADRAFLETARSIAAVSYTIHNEGSKEFVESYAADESGEVTHAFRAPFPIEKRFDFHTEKQATLEAEVFRIEWR from the coding sequence ATGGCACCGTCTCGGCGGACGCTCGCTCGCGAACTCGAGTCGCTGGCTGATTTTCCCGATCCATCTCCCGACCTCGAACAGTACCTCACGCCGCCCGAAGTCGCGGCTCACGTCTGTCATCTGGCTGGCCTCCAGGGTGATCTCGAGCGGCCCGTGGTCGACCTCGGGACGGGGACAGGCATGCTCGCAATCGCGGCCTCGCTTGCGGGTGCAGATCGAGTGCTCGGAATCGATGTCGATCCCGACGCGCTCGCGAGAGCCCGTGATAACGCCGCTCGAGTCGGCAGCGACATCGAGTGGACGGTTGGCGACGCCACCCGCCCACCGGTCGCTTCGGACGAGTCGAACGTCACTGTCGTCGCCAACCCGCCTTTCGGTGCACAGCGGGGGAACCGACACGCCGACCGGGCCTTCCTCGAGACGGCACGGTCGATCGCGGCGGTCTCGTACACGATCCACAACGAGGGAAGCAAGGAATTCGTCGAGTCCTACGCCGCCGACGAGAGCGGTGAGGTCACCCACGCCTTCCGTGCGCCGTTCCCGATCGAAAAGCGGTTCGACTTTCACACAGAAAAGCAGGCAACGCTCGAGGCGGAAGTGTTTCGGATCGAGTGGCGGTAG
- a CDS encoding MBL fold metallo-hydrolase translates to MQSDWGDWLVRDVEEATPDGVAVWYLGCNGFVLKGAEGTTVFVDPYLGLGDPPRTVRMIPVPFDPDDVAEADAVLASHEHTDHVHGPSQAPILENTGATFYAPDDSLAVAREDENWTEGWDVSEDQFSAIKEGETFEVGEFTIHVEDAHDPDATHPVSYVIEHEAGTFFHGGDTKPGDAFDRIGAEYDIDLGVLAFGTVGQIPDKKTREPKRTRWYNDENQIVEAASALQLDRLLPSHWDMWKGLTADPTVLHHHAASFDSPERLEVVEIGDRTDV, encoded by the coding sequence ATGCAAAGCGATTGGGGAGACTGGCTCGTACGCGACGTCGAGGAAGCGACGCCGGACGGTGTGGCCGTCTGGTATCTCGGCTGCAACGGCTTCGTCCTCAAAGGAGCCGAAGGGACGACCGTCTTCGTCGACCCCTATCTTGGGCTCGGCGATCCGCCACGAACGGTTCGGATGATACCGGTACCGTTCGACCCCGACGATGTCGCCGAAGCCGACGCCGTCCTCGCGTCCCACGAGCACACGGACCACGTCCACGGGCCGAGCCAGGCACCGATCCTCGAGAACACGGGTGCGACGTTCTACGCGCCCGACGACAGCCTGGCCGTCGCCAGGGAAGACGAGAACTGGACCGAAGGGTGGGACGTCTCCGAAGATCAGTTTTCGGCTATCAAAGAAGGTGAGACGTTCGAAGTTGGTGAGTTCACGATCCACGTCGAGGACGCCCACGACCCGGACGCGACCCACCCGGTGAGCTACGTGATCGAACACGAGGCAGGTACCTTCTTCCACGGTGGCGATACGAAGCCCGGTGACGCGTTCGACCGGATCGGTGCGGAGTACGACATCGACCTCGGCGTGCTCGCGTTCGGCACCGTCGGCCAGATTCCAGACAAGAAAACCCGCGAACCCAAGCGCACCCGCTGGTACAACGACGAGAACCAGATCGTCGAGGCTGCTTCTGCCCTCCAGCTCGACCGGCTGCTGCCCAGCCACTGGGACATGTGGAAAGGGCTGACCGCCGACCCAACCGTCCTCCACCACCACGCTGCGAGTTTCGACTCTCCCGAACGACTCGAGGTCGTCGAGATTGGAGACCGGACCGACGTATAA
- a CDS encoding DUF7139 domain-containing protein: MSAAESTDGYLFDLYRRYIGEPEDRTDVYVGFGLFLGGVGFAVVALLLFLWSTTFEARSAEYFAWVEPAYMIAMVSVPVALLGVVVLLPSERRMLYTSIAGVAITVGAVVGFYVAYPENWLYGENYTVEIVATYAVGLAGVAASTGAALIAHYLDMAQTVDRLEQEVEETESATYTDEEIQQDIDDAMADVELSWGGVEKNDNTRLTFSDHEFDDVEVDTDAGTTTTRSTGIDSQVASLKGLKSGESKTTTSSATVDEQTEKLRELREQKRAEDEAATGETDVKARLTSIVDRLRAILGSG; encoded by the coding sequence ATGTCAGCTGCGGAGTCCACAGACGGGTATCTCTTCGACCTCTACCGTCGGTACATTGGCGAGCCGGAGGATCGGACCGACGTCTACGTCGGCTTCGGACTGTTCCTGGGTGGCGTTGGCTTCGCCGTCGTTGCCCTGCTGCTTTTCCTCTGGAGTACGACGTTCGAGGCTCGCTCGGCGGAGTACTTCGCCTGGGTCGAGCCGGCCTACATGATCGCGATGGTATCGGTACCGGTGGCGCTTCTCGGTGTCGTCGTGTTGTTGCCATCGGAACGGCGGATGCTCTATACGTCGATCGCTGGTGTCGCGATCACCGTCGGTGCCGTGGTCGGTTTCTACGTCGCCTACCCAGAGAACTGGCTGTACGGCGAGAACTACACCGTCGAAATCGTCGCAACCTACGCCGTCGGACTCGCCGGCGTCGCCGCCTCGACCGGCGCGGCACTGATCGCACATTATCTCGATATGGCCCAGACCGTCGACCGCCTCGAACAGGAGGTCGAGGAGACGGAGTCTGCAACGTACACTGACGAAGAGATCCAGCAGGACATCGACGATGCGATGGCAGATGTCGAACTCTCCTGGGGCGGCGTCGAGAAGAACGACAACACCCGTCTGACGTTCTCGGATCACGAGTTCGACGACGTCGAGGTCGACACGGACGCCGGAACGACTACCACGCGATCCACCGGAATCGACTCCCAGGTCGCCAGTCTCAAGGGGCTGAAAAGCGGTGAGTCGAAGACGACCACCTCGAGTGCGACTGTCGACGAGCAGACCGAGAAACTGCGCGAACTCCGCGAGCAAAAGCGGGCAGAAGACGAGGCTGCGACTGGAGAGACTGATGTGAAAGCCAGGCTTACTTCGATCGTCGACCGTTTGCGGGCGATCCTCGGTAGCGGGTAA
- a CDS encoding cytochrome c oxidase subunit II — MKIHQYERLWLVGAMVLIVGFILTITYGSVGLGISMVDDEADALAPGDIGEDERFEEPRVEQVGENQYEVYVVAMTFIFQPDPIEIPAESEVTFYVTSQDVIHSFTVVGTNTNTMVIPGEVSTLTVEFDDPGEYGVICNEYCGSGHHDMEAQLFVLEDGEFDLTELEVEADEAVALDEEIELTATVENRQFDSIEETVTIEIGEESFEETISIDGEESENVTVTVDADDLEGDDHDWAVEVTDESESGTVTVGEEDGTDTDGEHDAGGDGDG; from the coding sequence ATGAAGATCCACCAGTACGAGCGACTGTGGCTCGTCGGCGCGATGGTGTTGATCGTCGGCTTCATCCTGACGATCACGTACGGATCGGTCGGACTCGGGATCTCCATGGTAGACGACGAGGCAGACGCGCTCGCACCGGGTGACATCGGCGAGGACGAACGCTTCGAGGAGCCGCGAGTCGAACAGGTCGGTGAGAACCAGTACGAAGTGTACGTCGTCGCGATGACCTTCATCTTCCAGCCCGATCCGATCGAGATCCCCGCCGAGAGCGAGGTCACGTTCTACGTGACGAGTCAAGACGTCATTCACAGCTTCACCGTCGTCGGCACCAACACCAACACGATGGTCATCCCCGGCGAGGTATCCACACTGACCGTCGAGTTCGACGACCCCGGTGAGTACGGAGTCATCTGCAACGAGTACTGTGGCTCCGGCCACCACGACATGGAAGCCCAACTGTTCGTCCTCGAGGACGGGGAGTTCGACCTGACCGAACTCGAGGTCGAGGCAGACGAAGCAGTCGCTTTGGACGAGGAGATCGAACTCACCGCGACGGTCGAGAACAGACAGTTCGACTCGATCGAGGAGACGGTGACGATAGAAATCGGTGAGGAATCGTTCGAGGAGACGATCTCGATCGACGGCGAGGAGAGTGAGAACGTGACGGTCACCGTCGACGCCGACGACCTCGAGGGGGACGATCACGACTGGGCAGTCGAAGTCACAGACGAGAGCGAGAGCGGAACGGTAACTGTCGGTGAGGAAGATGGGACCGATACCGACGGCGAGCACGACGCTGGAGGTGACGGCGATGGCTGA
- a CDS encoding cell division protein FtsA produces the protein MAKGLDVGTMNILSAQQDGNDTVFVQQRNSFVEIEYSDMAEQMLSRSEVLHIRKDDKVYVVGDDALNFANIFNKETRRPMKHGILSNDEQSAIPMMKLIIEQVVGEPTYPDEKLYFSTPADPIDSDLSTLYHQKTIESFLNDMGYDAEPINEGMSVIYSELADNNFTGLGISFGAGMTNVCLSYYAVPVMKFSVARGGDWIDEQAARATGTPVDKVTSIKEDDFELDFTTDVGGVEGALSIYYENLLDYVIDNIVSEVDDEDVEEGLDVPVVVTGGTSSPDGFEELFRDHLEEADIPFSISSVSHANEPLYSVARGGLVAARSDEDVDPQEAASDEATEEEDTEAAAANE, from the coding sequence ATGGCCAAAGGCCTAGACGTCGGAACGATGAACATCCTGTCTGCACAGCAGGATGGCAACGACACGGTTTTTGTGCAACAGCGTAACTCCTTCGTAGAAATCGAGTACTCGGATATGGCCGAGCAGATGCTCTCGCGAAGCGAAGTTCTCCACATTCGCAAAGACGACAAAGTCTACGTCGTCGGGGACGACGCCCTGAACTTCGCGAACATCTTCAACAAGGAGACTCGTCGGCCGATGAAACACGGAATCCTCTCGAACGACGAGCAGAGCGCGATTCCGATGATGAAACTCATCATCGAACAGGTCGTCGGCGAACCCACCTATCCCGACGAGAAGCTCTACTTCTCGACGCCGGCCGATCCGATCGACTCCGATCTCTCGACGCTGTACCACCAGAAGACGATCGAATCGTTCCTCAACGACATGGGTTACGACGCAGAGCCCATCAACGAGGGGATGTCGGTCATCTACAGCGAGCTCGCGGACAACAACTTCACCGGGCTGGGCATCTCCTTCGGTGCCGGCATGACCAACGTCTGCCTGTCCTACTACGCCGTCCCAGTCATGAAGTTCTCCGTCGCTCGCGGTGGCGACTGGATCGACGAACAGGCCGCTCGAGCGACGGGCACGCCCGTCGATAAGGTAACCTCGATCAAGGAAGACGACTTCGAACTCGACTTCACGACCGACGTCGGCGGCGTCGAGGGTGCGCTGTCGATCTACTACGAGAACCTGCTCGACTACGTCATCGACAACATCGTCTCGGAAGTCGACGACGAAGATGTCGAGGAAGGACTCGACGTCCCTGTCGTCGTCACCGGTGGGACCTCGAGTCCTGACGGGTTCGAGGAACTGTTCCGTGACCACCTGGAGGAGGCGGACATTCCGTTCTCGATCAGCAGCGTGAGCCACGCCAACGAACCGCTCTACAGCGTGGCACGTGGCGGTCTCGTCGCTGCACGGTCCGACGAGGACGTCGATCCGCAAGAGGCAGCCAGCGACGAAGCGACGGAAGAAGAAGACACAGAAGCCGCCGCTGCAAACGAGTAA
- a CDS encoding halocyanin — MSSATGEEESPQVRRIEHDEFDPLGTLALIALYFAILVLLWTFTYFVEFLGNPPTPGVLL, encoded by the coding sequence ATGTCTAGCGCTACCGGCGAGGAAGAGTCACCACAGGTCAGGAGAATCGAACACGACGAGTTCGATCCGCTGGGGACGCTCGCGTTGATCGCGCTTTATTTTGCCATCCTCGTGCTTCTCTGGACGTTTACGTACTTCGTCGAGTTCCTCGGTAATCCACCGACACCGGGGGTTCTCTTATGA